ATTGGCAATCagattcttttaaaattttccaatgtgATACCAAATAAAAGGCAAAGCTCTCTATCAAACTTCAAAGTAAAGaaatacaactgccatatagtcACTTTTATGGTcgaaggacaaacgctattgattttgaacaaaatcggttcagatttggatatagctcccatatatatgttttatccgatacggccttttaaggctctagtagctattattttggtccgatcttaacaaaattttacataagaCGTTCTATTtaatggatgttgaaagtcgttaTTACggtcttttttccaaatttcggccaaatcggataaaaattgagcttctagggactcaggaagtcaaatccggaaataggtttatatggggcttatGTCtgttaataaaccgatttgggtcatatttggcatggatgttcgaagtcatagctcaaatctttgttccaaatttcagccaaatcagatgaaaattgaagcttctaagggctcaagaagtcaaattaggggatcgggctatatctgtttataaaccggcTAATTCAGGCGAAATTTTTGGGTTCTTAGGGCTCTAAAAGTCAAATCCGATGATCGGTTTTTAGggaggctatatctatttatagaccgattcggatcatacttattttggatattgaaaatcttaactcaagtctttgttccgaatctcatctaaatcggatgaaaattttggtttctaagggctcaagaagtcaacccctgggatcggtttatatgggtgctatatctatttatagtccgactcggatcattcttggcatggatattggaatcATAACTCAaacctttgttccaaatttcagtcaaatcgaatgaataTTGAGacttctaggtgctcaagaagtcaaatctggggtcAGTTTATAAGAACGCcttatctgtttataaactgattcggATTTTACTTGTCATGAATGTTTgaagtcgtaactcaagtctttgttccaaatttcagccaaatccgagaAAAATTAAGGAtactaggtgctcaagaagtcaaatcggttgatcggtttatattagggcaatatccaaatctgaaccgagcaatccccaacgacctacatcgcaAGACAAGAAGAAGAATCTGAAGaggaagaatctgtgcaaaagttcatgtGGCTAGCTTTTTGCGTTCATCGTGAtttagacggatggacggacatggctagattgattcagaacgcatctgctaccgcatctgctaccgcatctgctaccgcatctgctaccgcatctgctaccgcatctgctaccgcatctgctaccgcatctgctaccgcatctgctaccgcatctgctaccgcatctgctaccgcatctgctaccgcatctgctaccgcatctgctaccgcatctgctaccgcatctgctactgcatctgctaccgcatctgctaccgcatctgctaccgcatctgctaccgcatctgctaccgcatctgctaccgcatttgctaccgcatctgctaccgcatctgctacagcATCTGCTACagcatctgctaccgcatctgctaccgcatctgctaccgcatctgctaccgcatctgctaccgcatctgctaccgcatctgctaccgcatctgctaccgcatctgctaccgcatctgctaccgcatctgctaccgcatctgctaccgcatctgctaccgcatctgctaccgcatctgctaccgcatctgctaccgcatctgctaccgcatctgctaccgcatctgctaccgcatctgctaccgcatctgctaccgcatctgctaccgcatctgctaccgcatttgctaccgcatctgctactgcATCTGCTACagcatctgctaccgcatctgctaccgcatctgctaccgcatctgctacatCGTCTAGACACACTTTATATGATGCTTGATTCCGACAGATCTAAATATTATTCccctgcgtgtcacagagctgacgagaccattgaggtagacgtttaaacctatcgcagatgtcatcaatgggccTGATACCACGATCGTACAATTCTACGCATATGATACCATCTCTATGACGTCTGGGGATCCCCCCAGGAGAATAGGTTGAGGAGAAAATTGCACCGGAGTTATCACCCCGGCTTGGCGGCAGACCTTTCCAAaaaaggattccatcgggtaaTCCGGTAGTAGTTATATAGTTATGTTTTCGTTACTATTTGGTCTTGTATAGATTTCACAACAGCAGAATTGACCATAGATTCCTACTTTTTGAATTGGAGCCTGTGAGTGCGTACTAAACCGATTGATCTTCTGATTTATCTTTATAAGTGCCCAAAAAGGTtaacttttatttcatttgcaaATGAGGTCACTTGTCTTAGTTTCATATCAAATGCCCTTTTAAGCACGTTTTGTACTTTGCTAAATGAGATACCAAAACGAATATCATTTTATGTCTTATCAAGAGTTGCATTGCATACTCGCTACATTCAaaggacctttcattttattttatgacgGTGTATGTGACCACCCTCCAAGGAAAGACCGGTTGAGCATTTGATATTTAACACAACGATGCAGATAAAAGCTTCGAAACACAGAGACACGTCTTCATATGCAccataaataagaaaaaaacttcaaaccacaaaatattttaaagatatcAGGTGTACCTTTTTATATGTTGTTCGGATGTGAATTGATTGTTTCGATGCATTAAGGACATTTTCGATCTATTAAAAAGTGAGCGGTGTGCAATTTAGTCAATCTAAATGGCATTGTTCGCTTCTTGAAGCACCATATATTGGAAGACCAATGTGAGAGATGATTTATTGCATACGGTGAATGGTTGGAGAAGGATGatgttggtggtgggtatccaaatagCATGGCCAATTTTAAGACTGTTTTtttgcccaccaccataagatgggggaatactcatctagtcattccgtttgtaacacctcgaaatattgatctgcgaccccatcttatatataaaattccgtacgttccgtatagactcaaaaacggctgaatcgattacctttaaattttcacaaattgtgtaggttggtgtggaaggaaacataggctatacaattttataattatattataaaaattatataattttttgatatcgggaggggggcggaccctcccccttaccacaaaaggaCTACCCTAaagtaaaagtggaccgatcgggacaatatgggattcaaatgaaggtattcaagagaagagtacgaatttcataataaaagttgggtccaagtacctgggtgaCCAcaacagccccaaaaccccttaaaataggtttatttgactgtcatgacaatatgggactcaaatgaatggtattcgggagtaatttacgaatatggtcaggaagtaggctttataaattattgaatacggaagtgggcggaccctccaccgttatcccaaaaacaccacccaaaatcaaaagtggatcgataaggataatatggatatcaagtgaaaagtatgcgggagtagataacgattctggcatacaaattcttcGCACCCATAAAACCTACCTAATTAATATATACAGCAATAgtgacgatatgggactcaaatgaaaggtatttaagattataaaaaaagatttatatGGCGATAAGTTTAGTGCATTAGATCTTAGCTATAATAACTTATTAAgcaaaattaatcaaaaaaacTAAGTATAAGCAATGTAGATAAAAGCCAAACTGTAACTGAGGAtcgttttttaaatattttgtcatataaTGTACATGGGCTAGAAAACAAAATGCTATACGTAGACTTTTTTAAGTATATAAAcagttttgatatattttttctcttgGAAACTCATATTTGCGCGgataaatgtgaaaaatttagtAAATACTTTGGCGATTTTGAATTAGTTTGGCACTATGCTGCAAGAAATTCACGGTTTGGAAGAGGAATTGGTGGTTGTTTAATCGGAATAAGGAAGGATCTGAAAAAGTTTGGTGTTCAACATACACATACAACTGAACAAGGAATAAACGTAATAAAGATTATTATTAAtggcttaaaatttaacatcatACCAATGTACATGAGATTACAAACTTGGAAAGAAGAATTCTTAAAAATCGACTCTATACTCAGGGAATGTAGCATTGAAAATCCCATAATAATTGGCGACTTGAACGTGAGAATTggatcattgcaaaaaaacatcgatgaaatttttaaggaGACATTTCATGCTGGTCTTGAGGAAAGGAGATCAAAAGATGCGGAAATAAATTCAAGAGGAAGAGACTTCTTGAAGCTTTGTTATGACCACGGGCTGgtaattgcaaatggaatgacaaatggCGATGAAATTGGAGAATTCACCTTTGTAAGTACAGTTGGAACGTCGGTCAATGATATATGTGCGATCTCACAAGAACTTTTGTCGAGAGTACACAGATTTACAGTTGGGAATAAAATCTGGTCAGATCACATGCCAATAATTTTATCGATGATATATAGAAGTGAAAATATACCGGAAAAACTCAATACACTGTTACCAAAGCTTAACTGGGATAATcgcaaatattttgaataccagaatgaaataaacaaaatccTTACAACGCGCAGACAACTCTCCCCTTATTCATTCTCCGAAATAGCGGAAATAATACAAGAAGCACATCGATCTATAGCTACGACAACAATGACATTTTCAGGTCGTGAAAAATGGTTCAACGTTACATGTCTTAACGCAAGGAAAAAATCTTTTgaatatttggataaatttaGAAAGTACGCTAGTCGTGAAAATAGAGAAAAGTATGTATACTTTAACAAACggtataaagaaatttgtgaaaatgCCAAAGCCCAATATAATAACAGATTGGAAAGAAAGATAGACGAGGTGAAAGATTCTCATGATTGGTGGAAGATCGTTAGGGAGCTGAGAAACGAAGAAAGGTGTGGTAGCATACCCGTGAAAACGGAGGACTTAaagaattatttccaacaactgctaacccacacaaaaaattttccagatattcaTTACGCCTATATACACTGGAGAGATGATGACTTGGATAGGGAAATATGTTTGATGGAAGTTAAAAAGGCCTTAGGCAAAGCAAAGCTAAATAAAGCACCAGGAGAAGATCGTGTgccatacgaattttataaatacGCAACTGATGAATTGCTACAAGAAATAACATGTACTTGCAACGTTATTTTCGAAAAAGGAGAAGTAGACAAGTCGTTCGTTAGAAGCATTATTtacccaatatttaaaaaaggtGACAAAACTCTTCCCAATAACTACCGTGGAATATCATTCATGAATTGCTTACCAAAAGTGATGATGGGTATTGTCAAAGATCGACTGGCTAATTGGTCAGAAAAACatggaaaaataaatgaatatcaAGCTGGATTTCGTAAAAATTACTCTACCGTTGATAATTTGTTCAACTTATCCTCAATAATACACTTAAActggcacaaaaacaaaaaaacctatgCTTTCTTCGTAGATTTTAAAGCTGCGTTTGACCGAGTATCTCGAAAAGCCATGATATACAAACTTCATACCATAGGAGTATCAACAAAAGTAGTtaactttattgaaaaaatatatgaagaaaCTAATTTTTCTGTATGGACAGGCCAGGAACTCTCCAGTGATTTTAATACAACCACAGGTGTTAAACAGGGCTGCTTATTATCTCCTCTCCTATTTGCTTTGtacctcaatgacctacatgaaTACATTGGTGGTGGTACCACAGTGGATGATCAAAATATTCGACTTCTGATGTATGCCGATGATATCGTCATCCTAGCTGACGAAATAGACGTGATGCAGCGTATGATACAAAAACTGGAGGAATATTGCAAAATATGGAACATGGAGGTTAACATggagaaatcaaaaataatGGTATTTCGGAAGGGAGGAAAGCTTTCGAGTAAGGAAAAGTGGCTGTATAATGGAACAGAGATCTCAATTACATCGGAATATTCTTACCTGGGGTTGACATTTACACCTAAACTCTCACTCCGGAAACAAATACAGGAGAGAAATCAATTAGCCAAAAATAGCATCAACACCACTTGGAATTGTTTCTTATCAAAACCTAATGtgtccataaaaacaaaatggaaactCTTCTTGGCCATTAGTAGGTCTATACAATCATATGGATCACAAATATGGGGGTTTTCTCACTTTGATGAAGTTGACCAACTGACactatattttttaaagaagatATTAAAAATGCCAAGTTTTACTCCAACGTACATAATGATGTTAGAGACTGGTGTCGAAAACGGGCATATATACACTTTGAACAACCATCTTAACTATATAACGAGAATTTTGTATGATTACAAAGATGATAGGCTACCTAAAATACTAGCCAAAAAAGTGATGAGAcacgaaatattttggaaaacgcATATAAATTCTTTAACTCTGCAAAATAGTACAGAAGCTTTCACGCCAAATCTGTCAAAACAATGTTGGTTACAAAACATTCAAAATCTCCTCCAAAACATAcgtgcaacaaaaacaaatgatgcACTTTCAAACGCAAATAATACACACCGCTTCTACAGTAAGCTCCAACCTACTTTTGGGGGATTATACTTTGTCGAACCCTTGATGCAGGACGAACTGATGTGGATATTAAAAGCTCGAAGTGGGATGTTTTCATTAAATTCCAACAGGTTCCAAAcaaattcaaatccaatatgTTCAATGTGTAATACAGTTGAAATAGAAAACATTCAACATTTCCTGGGTCGATGCCCAGCTCTCAAAGAATTCCGATTAATGTTCTTCCAAATGCCCATAATTAATGAATctgatttaataaatattctcaATGGAAATGTTATACACTGGAAAAGTTTAGCCAGTTATCTAAAAACTTGTATGTTATATAGAAACCAGTTATTGTctgaatttaatatataaaagaaaggaaaaacaaactcGTAAATCTCTAGTATATACACTATATTTTAATAATGGACAGACGACCGAAggtcaatgtcaagaaaatatatactcaaTTTATTCTTTTAGAATGCTATGTTTATATTGctatatttatatgaaaacattaatgaaattaataaagaatactactacttactacttaagATTATaaatcgtatctgatatccaattatcggaccaagtgttagggggaccacccgaaccgccaaaacacccctaaatcggacatttttgccgaccatggcaatatgggactcaaatgaaaggtatttgcgagtagaatacgaatatgatatccaaatatggggcgAAGTTTCtaagggtccaccccttccccaaaacagcccctaaacaggacttatttactgaccatggcaatatggggcttaaataaaaggtgtttggggtgccgcccatccccgagaacatcacccaaagaggacaaatttacaaccattgtaaatatgggcctcaaatgaaaggtctttggatgttgagcacgaatgtgatattaatattcgggaaaagtatctatgggaccaccccacccccataacaccaaccaaataggaagtaaagggtgatttttttgaggttaggattttcatgcattagtatttgacagatcacgtgggatttcagacatggtgtcaaaaagaaagatgctcagtatgctttgacatttcatcatgaatagacttactaacgagcaacgcttgcaaatcattgaattttattaccaaaatcagtgttcggttcgaaatgtgtttcgcgctttacgtccgatttatggtctacataatcgaccaagtgagcaaacaattaatgcgattgtgaccaagtttcgcactcagtttactttattggacattaaaccaaccacacgaatgcgtacagaagagaatattgcgtctgtttctgagagtgttgctgaagaccgtgaaatgtcgattcgtcgccgttcgcagcaattgggtttgtgttattcgaccacatggaagattttacgcaaagatcttggtgtaaaaccgtataaaatacagctcgtgcaagaactgaagccgaacgatctgccacaacgtcgaattttcagtgaatgggccctagaaaagttggcagaaaatccgcttttttatcgacaaattttgttcagcgatgaggctcatttctggttgaatggctacgtaaataagcaaaattgccgcatttggagtgaagagcaaccagaagccgttcaagaactgcccatgcatcccgaaaaatgcactgtttggtgtggtttgtacgctggtggaatcattggaccgtattttttcaaagatgctgttggacgcaacgttacggtgaatggcgatcgctatcgttcgatgctaacaaactttttgttgccaaaaatggaagaactgaacttggttgacatgtggtttcaacaagatggcgctacatgccacacagctcgcgattctatggccattttgagggaaaacttcggagaacaattcatctcaagaaatggaccggtaagttggccaccaagatcatgcgatttgacgactttagactattttttggggggctacgtcaagtctaaagtatacagaaataagccagcaactattccagctttggaagacaacatttccgaagaaattcgggctattccggccgaaatgctcgaaaaagttgcccaaaattggactttccgaatggaccacctaagacgaagccgcggtcaacatttaaatgaaattatcttcaaaaagtaaatgtcatggaccaatctaacgtttcaaataaagaaccgatgagattttgcaaattttatgcgtttttttaaaaaaaaaagttatcaagctcttaacaaatcactctttatttgctgaccattgcaatatgaggctcaaatataaggtatttTACAGTAGAAcataaatctgatatatattttcaaagccaagtcaccaaaacacctcccaaaacggtcatgtttgccgactatgaaaaaatggagctcaaacgaaaggtatttgggagtagaccatgaatctgatatccacatccgggaccaactgtctaggtgacgttccaccaccataaaaacccccaattAAGGCTGTGGAcactcaagacagtggagctatatattcatagtttttagggcccataccccaaagcggacatatttgctggcttttgcaatgagggtatttaagattagaaaacgaacctgatatccaattttgaagccaatggcaatatggggctcaaataaatgatatatggatatatgagaatagagcacgttgctgatatattttccgggcttagtgtttgggggaccaccccactcctcaaaacacccctaaatcaggcatatttaccgaccatgacaatgtggggcttaaatgaaagctattggtgggtagagcaagaattgatacctattttcgggaccaagtttctttgggaaaaggggAAATGGAAAGGaacattttgttccatataaagtaaaagaaggcgcagcggtggGCCCTGGTTAGCTAGTGgatgtatggttcgaatcggtgatatagctcccatataaaccgatctcccgattagacttcctgaagccttacaagcctcaattgatgtccgattttgcatgtggtgttcagttatgactttcaacaactgtatcaaatatgttctaaatcggtctataacctgataacctgagcttccatgtaaaccggtctcttaatcatcctttttcggttcctGTAAGTATGTAGAATagaattatgtccttcaactaaatttatttcgaatacattattcattatccttggtggtgggttcccaagattcggcacggccgaacttagctcgcttttacttgttcttcttaaAAAGGTTAGTTGAGCATTTAAGGAAATTGCTGTTCGACTTTTAACCTCCCACATTGGCTATCAAAATCTTATACATCACAATTTTAAGGGCAAATGAGATGAGTCATTCCCTAAGTTAATTAAAGTGGAAATTAAAATCTTCTATTAACTTAATCCTCATAGAAATAAAAACTATTTCTTTAATTAAGTCATTTGATTAGAAAGACAACCTCAAAATCCCATGGTCATATGTTACCATTTTATAGCATTCTAAGCCTTATAATACAAACTTTTGAGATTTTCATATATAAAGTAGACAATTGCAAATTCATCACAATTTCTtgatgaccaaaaaaaaaaaagaaattcccATCTAAATACAAAACCCCAGGATTAGCGGCCTCTATGCAGGTGTCTCCTGACATGACATTGACTTTAACATATACAAGGCAATACCTTTTGCATTTAATGCTTAAACGCACACAggcgcgcacacacacacacacctaaaTATTTATATGACATAACATGTCCTACATGTCCAAGAGTAAATCCTCCCtctctttttttgtttgctacTCTTGAGAAGATTTGATgtggttcaaaaaaaaaatccaattataaaaagttttgcaataactttttgttttcttatactTCTTCTAGAGCTTCCTCTTCATGGTTTCAGGGGGGGAAAAAAATGCAATGTTGGCATTTCATTTTGATATGATTTGGTACAGGTGTGGTAACACACTTTCTTTTTGTTGTAggactttttttatataaaaccagTTGGAAACTTTTCTCGACTTCAAAACTGAAATGAGAGACGTGAATGCTGCTCGCATAAGCATCATAAGTGCAGGCCATAATGATGTTGCGTATGCCatcatcataacaaaaaaaaaacaagtaaaagcgtgctaagttcggccgggccgaatcttatataccctccaccatggatcgcatttgtcgagttcttttcccggcatctcttcttaggcaaaaaaggatataagaaaagagttgctctgctattaaaacgatatcaagatatggtccggttcggaccacaattaaattatatgttggagacctgtgtaaaatgtcagccaattcgtataagaattgcgcccattggggctcacgaagtaaaatagagagaacgatttatatgggatctgtatcgggctacagaccgatgcagaccataataaacacgtttgttgatggtcatgagaggatccgtcgtacaaaatttcaggcatatcggataattattgcgacctctaggggtcaagaagtcaagatcccagatcggtttatatggcagctatatcaggttatgaaccgatttgaaccttatttgacacagttgttgaaagtaaaaataaaatacgtcatgcaaaatttcagccaaatcggataggaattgtgccctctagaggctcaaaaagtcaagacccaagatcggtttatatggcagctatatcaggttatggaccgatgtaaaccatacttagcacagttgttgggtatcatagcaaaacacgtcgtgcgaaattccattccaatcggataagaattgcgccctctagaggctcaagaagtcaagacccaagatcggtttatatggcagctatatcaggttatgaaccgatttgaaccatacttggcatacttGTTGTGTATAATagcaaaagacgtcgtgcgaaattccattccattcggataagaattgcgccccctagaggctcaagaagtcaagacccaagatcggtttatatggcagctatatcaaaatatggaccgatttgaaccatacttggcacagttgttggatatcataacaaaactcgtcgtgcaaaatttcattctgatcggataagaattgcgcacgctagaggctaaagaagtcaagacccaagatcggtttatatggcagctatatcaggttatggaccgatttgaatc
This Stomoxys calcitrans chromosome 2, idStoCalc2.1, whole genome shotgun sequence DNA region includes the following protein-coding sequences:
- the LOC131994643 gene encoding uncharacterized protein LOC131994643; its protein translation is MLYVDFFKYINSFDIFFLLETHICADKCEKFSKYFGDFELVWHYAARNSRFGRGIGGCLIGIRKDLKKFGVQHTHTTEQGINVIKIIINGLKFNIIPMYMRLQTWKEEFLKIDSILRECSIENPIIIGDLNVRIGSLQKNIDEIFKETFHAGLEERRSKDAEINSRGRDFLKLCYDHGLVIANGMTNGDEIGEFTFVSTVGTSVNDICAISQELLSRVHRFTVGNKIWSDHMPIILSMIYRSENIPEKLNTLLPKLNWDNRKYFEYQNEINKILTTRRQLSPYSFSEIAEIIQEAHRSIATTTMTFSGREKWFNVTCLNARKKSFEYLDKFRKYASRENREKYVYFNKRYKEICENAKAQYNNRLERKIDEVKDSHDWWKIVRELRNEERCGSIPVKTEDLKNYFQQLLTHTKNFPDIHYAYIHWRDDDLDREICLMEVKKALGKAKLNKAPGEDRVPYEFYKYATDELLQEITCTCNVIFEKGEVDKSFVRSIIYPIFKKGDKTLPNNYRGISFMNCLPKVMMGIVKDRLANWSEKHGKINEYQAGFRKNYSTVDNLFNLSSIIHLNWHKNKKTYAFFVDFKAAFDRVSRKAMIYKLHTIGVSTKARNSPVILIQPQVLNRAAYYLLSYLLCTSMTYMNTLVVVPQWMIKIFDF